Proteins from one Gossypium raimondii isolate GPD5lz chromosome 8, ASM2569854v1, whole genome shotgun sequence genomic window:
- the LOC105792357 gene encoding protein XRI1 isoform X1, with the protein MDYNNDHNTRSPWDWHAENYGVQKNSDSDASQGVWTPMTLNEEDLSYMFNETTPVKECGDLSYHYTCNDDISKETEDTRETSSRLKRRRVLQFDTFEVDSSLFCDEMPSTFLKSRERDELLAEVLPDASQRVAGFSEDASAFSYEGLDQLCEGWLAEYFNDAEMLLSSNDMNLNTSSDIQIDISEYFNAQPESGPDAVQKQATQTPQNVVFKGRKSFICPPTKLPSSIAYPFAFIKPCGFHGDVTLKDINQRIQTPPPSKPKQSNEDLPTSAFSGKLVVGKTKIRTEGGKGSITIMRTKG; encoded by the exons CAATACAAGAAGTCCTTGGGATTGGCATGCGGAGAATTATGGTGTTCAAAAGAACTCTGATTCTG ATGCATCCCAAGGTGTATGGACTCCGATGACCCTGAATGAGGAAGACCTTTCCTACATGTTCAATGAAACGACCCCTGTTAAGGAATGTGGTGATCTCTCATACCATTATACTTGTAATG ATGATATTAGCAAGGAAACTGAGGATACGAGGGAGACCTCTTCTCGACTTAAAAGACGTAGAGTGCTTCAATTCGACACTTTTGAAGTAGATTCTTCCCTTTTCTGTGATGAAATGCCATCTACGTTTCTAAAATCAAGA GAGAGGGATGAGTTGCTGGCAGAGGTTTTACCTGATGCGTCTCAGCGGGTTGCTGGATTTTCAG AGGATGCATCGGCTTTCAGTTATGAGGGCTTAGATCAGTTGTGTGAAGGGTGGCTTGCTGAATATTTCAACGATGCGGAGATGCTTCTTAGCTCTAATGATAT GAACCTTAACACCTCATCTGACATTCAAATCGATATTTCGG AGTATTTCAATGCCCAACCTGAGTCTGGCCCCGATGCTGTTCAAAAACAGGCAACTCAAACCCCTCAAAATGTTGTTTTCAAAG GTAGGAAGTCATTCATATGTCCGCCCACTAAACTGCCATCTTCAATTGCCTACCCATTTGCTTTCATTAAACCCTGCGGTTTCCACGGAGACGTGACCCTCAAGGATATAAACCAGCGAATCCAAACACCCCCACCGTCAAAACCGAAACAAAGCAACGAAGATCTACCGACTTCAGCTTTTTCCGGGAAGCTTGTCGTTGGCAAAACTAAAATACGTACCGAAGGTGGTAAAGGCAGTATCACGATTATGAGAACCAAAGGATAA
- the LOC105792357 gene encoding protein XRI1 isoform X2 — protein sequence MINASQGVWTPMTLNEEDLSYMFNETTPVKECGDLSYHYTCNDDISKETEDTRETSSRLKRRRVLQFDTFEVDSSLFCDEMPSTFLKSRERDELLAEVLPDASQRVAGFSEDASAFSYEGLDQLCEGWLAEYFNDAEMLLSSNDMNLNTSSDIQIDISEYFNAQPESGPDAVQKQATQTPQNVVFKGRKSFICPPTKLPSSIAYPFAFIKPCGFHGDVTLKDINQRIQTPPPSKPKQSNEDLPTSAFSGKLVVGKTKIRTEGGKGSITIMRTKG from the exons ATGCATCCCAAGGTGTATGGACTCCGATGACCCTGAATGAGGAAGACCTTTCCTACATGTTCAATGAAACGACCCCTGTTAAGGAATGTGGTGATCTCTCATACCATTATACTTGTAATG ATGATATTAGCAAGGAAACTGAGGATACGAGGGAGACCTCTTCTCGACTTAAAAGACGTAGAGTGCTTCAATTCGACACTTTTGAAGTAGATTCTTCCCTTTTCTGTGATGAAATGCCATCTACGTTTCTAAAATCAAGA GAGAGGGATGAGTTGCTGGCAGAGGTTTTACCTGATGCGTCTCAGCGGGTTGCTGGATTTTCAG AGGATGCATCGGCTTTCAGTTATGAGGGCTTAGATCAGTTGTGTGAAGGGTGGCTTGCTGAATATTTCAACGATGCGGAGATGCTTCTTAGCTCTAATGATAT GAACCTTAACACCTCATCTGACATTCAAATCGATATTTCGG AGTATTTCAATGCCCAACCTGAGTCTGGCCCCGATGCTGTTCAAAAACAGGCAACTCAAACCCCTCAAAATGTTGTTTTCAAAG GTAGGAAGTCATTCATATGTCCGCCCACTAAACTGCCATCTTCAATTGCCTACCCATTTGCTTTCATTAAACCCTGCGGTTTCCACGGAGACGTGACCCTCAAGGATATAAACCAGCGAATCCAAACACCCCCACCGTCAAAACCGAAACAAAGCAACGAAGATCTACCGACTTCAGCTTTTTCCGGGAAGCTTGTCGTTGGCAAAACTAAAATACGTACCGAAGGTGGTAAAGGCAGTATCACGATTATGAGAACCAAAGGATAA